ATCTATAATCGAGCATGTGAAGCAAATTCTGTGCATTCGAAAATAATATTGCTTGAAACTGCTCGTCAAGTTTAATTAGTTCTCTTGCTACTTTTGGGACGAATCCTAATGGGTCAGTACCACCTCCAACCACTAGAATTTTAATTTGACCCTGAGCATTAATCTCACTTAATCTAAAGCGAATTTCTTTCAAGGATTTTCTAATAGGTATGTAGTTTAATCCACTTTTTAATTTATTGTTTGAAATTCCAAACTCCAGCCCTATCTGCTTATTAGTACCACAATGGATATAAAAATCTGCCAAATATTTTGGCGTTCCAATCTCAACAAGCGCAATAATTTTGAACCAATTTTCTTTTTTTAGAAAATTATGATTAGGGTTTATGGTGTAAGAATCTATTATTAATACATCTTGCATAGGGTTAAATACAAAATTCTCTTCCTTTACAAGTTTTATTCTCCCTATCATTTGCTCAAGTAGTTCAGTAAGCCACGGTAGACCAACAATATTTCCCACAAAAATAACATCAAGATTTTCCTCTAACATTTTTTCAATAATTGAATAAACTCGCATGACATGCCCAGAACCCATCTGGTCAGAAGCGTCAGCTCTAAAAACATATCTTCTTTTCATGTCAGGTATACTGCTTTATATATCTTGTCATGAAGCAACTATATTATTGAATTAGGGAGGATACAGTGCAAATACTCGATAATGCTTCAATACTAATTACAGGTGGTACTGGTTCAATAGGTCAAGCACTTGTAAGCCATCTCCTTCATAATTCCAAAGCTAGACGAATTATTATTTTTTCCAGAGACGAACTTAAGCAACATGAATTACGAAAATATTTCAAGGATAATACTCGACTAAGGTGGTTTTTGGGTGACATAAGAGATCTGCAAAGATTGATACGTGCTTTTCATGGTGTTGACTTTGTCATACATGCAGCTGCGTTAAAGCAGGTTGATACAGGTGAATATAACCCAATGGAGTTTATAAAAACAAATGTGCTTGGAAGTCAAAACATAATTGATGCTGCAATTGAAACAAAGGTAAAAAAAGTCGTGGCTTTATCAACCGATAAGGCTTCTTCTCCAATCAATTTATATGGTGCGACTAAATTAACCGCGGATAAACTTTTTGTTGCTGCAAATAATTATAGTATTTCTTACGGGACTGCGTTCTGTGTCGTGCGATACGGAAATGTAATGGGAAGCCGCGGTTCGGTCATTCCTTATTTTCGCCAAATTGCAGAATCTGGAGAATCTATTCCTTTAACTGATATAAGAATGACAAGATTTTGGATCAGCATTCAGCAAGCTGTTGAATTTGTAGTTGAATCATTTGGAATTATGCAGGGAGGCGAGCTGTATGTGCCAAGAATTCCAAGCATGAAGCTCACGGATTTAGCAAAAGCAGTGGCACCAAATTCAAAAATAATTGAAATTGGTATGCGCCCTGGTGAAAAACTACATGAAGAAATGATTTCGGCTGATGACAGCAGACGGGCAATTCTTGTTGGAAATCGATATGTAGTTACGCCTGTCATATCTGAATGGGGATATAAAGAACCCAGCGGAACTAGAATGGAAGAAGGTTCTGCATTTAGGTCCGACACAAATGATCTTTGGATGAGCGTTGATGAAATTAAATCCCATCTTACTAATTTTAGGCTGTAAAAATGATCCCCTACGGCAAGCAATCTATATCGGAGGAAGATATTGCGTCGGTATCCAAAGCGCTTCGAGAAAACTTTTTAACAACAGGGCCCCTCGTAGAATTTTTCGAAAATGAAATTTCAAAAGTTGTAGGCGCGCCAGCCATATCTGTTTCATCAGGAACCGCCGCACTACATTGTGCATATGCAGCGATTGGAATAGAGCCTGGGGATGAAGTAATCACACCTCCACTAACCTTTATTGCGACCCAAGCAACAGCGGCACTCATGGGTGCGAAAATAGTTTTTGCTGATATTCAAGAAGATACTGGGAACATTGATCCCAAAGCTGTTGAAGCCGCCATTACAACTAGGACTAAAGCAATAGTAGCTGTTGATTACGCGGGCCATCCTGCAGATATGGATGAGCTAAGGTTAATTGCCGATAGACACAGTATCTATTTGATTGAAGATGCCTCCCACAGTCTTGGTTCAACCTATAAAGGCAGACCAGTTGGTTCACTTGCTGACCTAACTACTTTTTCATTTTTCCCAACAAAAAACATCACCACAGGTGAAGGCGGGGCTGTAAGTTCGCCGAAACCAGAGTTACTTGCAAAGGCTAAGAGTTTTTCACGGCAAGGACTTGTGAGAGATCCAAACAGTTTTATTCTGAATGAGGAAGGACCATGGCATCAAGAAGTTCATGAGTTCGGTCTTAATTACAGATTACCTGACATTCTTTGTGCCTTAGGGATAAGTCAATTGAGCAGAATTATTCATTTTAAGAGAATCAGGATGGATACCTTTAATTATTATGGCTCACTGCTTTCACATATTGATAATGTACGCATACCGATTATTAAAAGCTCCACCGAGCCAATGTGGCATCTGTACCCAATCAGGGTTAATGCGGATTCACGAAAAAGAGTATTTGAAGGATTAAGAACTTCAGGAGTAGGCGTGCAGGTTAATTACTTACCCGCCCATTTGCACCCAGTATTTACAAAATATAGTCATATTGTTGGTCAATTTCCGGTAAGTGAGCTTTTTTATTCCCAGCAGATCTCGCTTCCTATGCATGTAGGAGTTAGTAAGAAGGAAATTGATTATATCTCAGAAACATTATTGAAGTTGATTTCTTATGAGTAAGAAAAAAATTGCATTATTTATTAATTCAAGATTAGGAATAAAAGTTCTAAAATATTTGCATTCTCAGCAAAACGCTTTGATCCAATTTATAGTGATTAATGAAGAAAATAAACGAAGTCAAGAGTTTCTAAAAGAACTAACTAATACGTTATCAAATTTAGATTCAGTCTATACAATAGTTGAGTATAACGATTTGGATTTAGAAAAACTCCCTGAATTCGAATATGGCGTTTCTGCGATGTTTGGTCATATAATTGAAGATAAATTAATAGACAAGGCAAAAAAAGACTTTGTGAATTTACACCCGTCCTTACTTCCTATTGGTCGGGGTGCAAACCCAATTTCTTGGTCTGTTATTGACAATAAACCTCAAGGTGTCACCATACATAAATTAACAAGTAAATTAGATGCAGGAGATATTTACGTTCAGGCTCAGGTTGACTTTAGAATCGAAGCCAATGCAGCTGCTATCTACGTCAAGTTAACGGAATCATTGCTTGGA
The Candidatus Nanopelagicus limnes DNA segment above includes these coding regions:
- the pseB gene encoding UDP-N-acetylglucosamine 4,6-dehydratase (inverting); this encodes MQILDNASILITGGTGSIGQALVSHLLHNSKARRIIIFSRDELKQHELRKYFKDNTRLRWFLGDIRDLQRLIRAFHGVDFVIHAAALKQVDTGEYNPMEFIKTNVLGSQNIIDAAIETKVKKVVALSTDKASSPINLYGATKLTADKLFVAANNYSISYGTAFCVVRYGNVMGSRGSVIPYFRQIAESGESIPLTDIRMTRFWISIQQAVEFVVESFGIMQGGELYVPRIPSMKLTDLAKAVAPNSKIIEIGMRPGEKLHEEMISADDSRRAILVGNRYVVTPVISEWGYKEPSGTRMEEGSAFRSDTNDLWMSVDEIKSHLTNFRL
- a CDS encoding DegT/DnrJ/EryC1/StrS family aminotransferase, translating into MIPYGKQSISEEDIASVSKALRENFLTTGPLVEFFENEISKVVGAPAISVSSGTAALHCAYAAIGIEPGDEVITPPLTFIATQATAALMGAKIVFADIQEDTGNIDPKAVEAAITTRTKAIVAVDYAGHPADMDELRLIADRHSIYLIEDASHSLGSTYKGRPVGSLADLTTFSFFPTKNITTGEGGAVSSPKPELLAKAKSFSRQGLVRDPNSFILNEEGPWHQEVHEFGLNYRLPDILCALGISQLSRIIHFKRIRMDTFNYYGSLLSHIDNVRIPIIKSSTEPMWHLYPIRVNADSRKRVFEGLRTSGVGVQVNYLPAHLHPVFTKYSHIVGQFPVSELFYSQQISLPMHVGVSKKEIDYISETLLKLISYE
- a CDS encoding formyltransferase family protein; translation: MSKKKIALFINSRLGIKVLKYLHSQQNALIQFIVINEENKRSQEFLKELTNTLSNLDSVYTIVEYNDLDLEKLPEFEYGVSAMFGHIIEDKLIDKAKKDFVNLHPSLLPIGRGANPISWSVIDNKPQGVTIHKLTSKLDAGDIYVQAQVDFRIEANAAAIYVKLTESLLGLFVNFFQDWISGNLIASKQPELGVSSHRISDLESVRKIDAKEILTAEQFVRRIQALDFSNGTSAVFQDATGIEWSIRLSLEAKNKTWGVPD